The genomic DNA CACCAAGATCGGCCTGGTGCGTTACTACGCCCTGGTGGCCGACCTGATGCTGGAGCACCTGAAGGGCCGCCCGGTGGCGCTGGTGCGGGCACCCGCCGGCGTCGGCGGCGAGCTGTTCTTCCAGAAGCATTCGGAGGTCGGCAAGCTGCCCGGCGTGAAGCAGTTCCCGCAGGAGCTCGACCCCGACCATCCGTCGATGCTGGAAGTGGCGACGATGCAGGGGCTGTTGTCGTCGGCGCAGTGGAACGTGGTCGAGTTCCACACGCAGAACGCCTTCGGCAAGAACTACGAGAAGCCCAACCGCATGATCTTCGACCTGGACCCCGGCCAGGGCGTGGCGTGGCCGCAGATCCAGGAAGCGGCCCAGCTGATGCGCGCTTTCCTGGCCGAGCTGGGCTTGCCGGCGTTCCTGAAGACCAGCGGCGGCAAGGGCTTGCACGTGGTCGTCCCGGTCAAGCCGCAGCACGACTGGGACACCGTCAAGGGCTTCACCAAGGCGATCGTCGAGCACATGGCCGCGACCCTGCCGGACCGCTTCGCGTTCAAGAGCGGGCCGAAGAACCGGGTCGGCAAGATATTCATCGACTACCTGCGCAACGGCCGCGGCGCCACCACGGTCAGTGCCTGGTCGGCCCGCACCCGCGCCGGCCTGGGCATCTCGGTGCCGGTGGCCTGGGACGAGCTGGCACACCTGCGCGGCGGCGACCACTGGACGGTGGCCACGGTGCACGACCGGCTCGACGAGGGCAATACGCCGTGGGCCGACTATGCGAAAAGCGCCGTCAGCATTACCAAGGCGATGAAGCAGCTGGGTTACAGCGGCGCTTGAGAAACCCGCGGTGACAGGCACCTGTCTCCAGGGGTTCGGCTGCCTCAAGCCGCGCGACGCCGCGTCGACGTGCTCGCGGACTTGGCCGTGCTCTTCTTCGCCGCCGGCTTCGCCACCGCCTTCTTCGCCACCGACTTCGAAGCCTCCGCCTTGGCCGGGCTGGCCTTGGCCTTGGCGGTCGCGGTACTCTTGCTGGCCGTGCCGGTACGGCTGCCACTGCGCGCGTTCACGCTGGCAGAGCCGCGCGGCGCCGGCCGGCGCGCCTTCGGCGGCGGTTCGTCGTCGTCCGTGTCCTCGTCGGCTTCGACCTCGTCTTCTTCCTCATCCTCGTCGGCCGCCGCCGCCTTGCCCTTGCCCGGCTTGGCGCCCAGCGACTGCTTCAGCAGCGCCACCAGGTCGATCACGTTGGTGGACGGCGCCGCCTCGTCGTCCTTCGACGGCATGGTGATGGTCTTGGTCTGCTTGGCCTTGATCTTCTTCTCGACCAGGGCGAGCACGTCATCCTTGTACGTGTCGTGGTACTGCTCCGGCGCCCAGTCCTCGCTCATGCCTTCCACCAGCGACAGCGCCATCTCCAGTTCCTTCTCCTTGATGCCGGTAGCCTTGGTGCCCTTGTCGGGCAGGTTCAGGCCCTCCGTGTCGCGAATCTCGTCGGCATAGCGCAGGGTGTTCATGATGATGCCGTCTTCGGCCGCGACCAGCGCGCACAGGTGCTGCTTGGTGCGGATCACCACCGTGGCGATGCCGATCTTGCCGGCGCGGCGCAGGGTCTCGCGCAGCAGCGCGTAGACCTTGTCGCCGCCGCGGCCCGGCGCCAGGTAGTACGGCGTTTCGTAATACGTCAGCGGCACGTCCTCGGCATCGACGAAGGCCAGGATGTCGATGGTCTGGGTGGCCTTGACGTTGGCCTGGCGCAGGTCCTCGTCGGACAGCACCACGTATTCGCCGGCCTGGTATTCATAGCCCTTGATGATGTTGTCCCAGCCGACTTCCTTTTCCGTCGTCTTGTTGTAGCGCTTGTAGCCGATGGGCGAGAAGTCGCGCTTGTCGAGCATCGTCAGGTCGAGGTCATTGCTCTTGACGGCCGAATGCAGCTCGACCGGTATGTGCACCAGGCCGAAGCTGATGGCGCCTTTCCATAGCGCACGTGCCATGATGGTCTCCTTGTGTCGAAAGGGCGGCTGTGCCGCCCCCGGGTTCAGCCCACGCTGCCCGTGATGGGCAGGATGATGCCGGTGATGTAGCTGGCGCAGCTGGGCGCGGCCAGGAACACGTAGGCCGGCGACAGCTCTTCCGGCTGGGCCGGACGCTTCATGTCCGTGCTCTGGCCGAACTTGGCGATCTTGTCCGGGGTCTGGTCGGCCGGATTCAGCGGCGTCCACACGGGGCCCGGCGCGACGGCGTTGACGCGGATGCCTTTCTCCAGCAGGTTCGAGGCCAGCGACATCGTGAAGGCATGGATCGCGCCCTTGGTGGACGAGTAGTCCAGCAGCTTGGACGAACCCTGCAGGCCCGTCACGGAGCCGGTGTTGATGATCGACGCACCTTTCTTCAAGTGCGGCAGCACGGCCTTGGCCATGTGGAAGTAGCCGTAGATATTGGTCTTCATCGTCAGGTCGAAGCGCTCTTCGGTCAGGTCCTCGAGCGAATCGGCATGCTCCTGGAAGGCGGCGTTGTTGACCAGGATGTCGACCTTGCCGAACGCCTGGACGGTTTCCTCGACGGCGCGCTGGCAGAACTGCGGCTCGCGCACGTCGCCCGGGATCAGGATGCAGCGGCGGCCCTCGGCCTCGATGCAGCGCTTGGTCTCGACGGCGTCCTCCTGCTCGTCGGCCAGGTAGACCAGGGCGACATCGGCGCCTTCGCGCGCGTACAGCACGGCCACGGCGCGGCCGATGCCGGAGTCGCCGCCGGTGACGATGGCGCTCATGCCTTCCAGCTTGCCGCTGCCCTTGTAGCCGGGCGCCATGAATTGCGGCTTCAATTCCATCTCGACCTCGATGCCCGGCTTGGCCAGGTGCTGGCTGGGCAGGTCGCCGTCGGGGAAGTCGTGCGTACCGGTTTGCACGCCCTGCGGTTCCTGCTGGCCGCCGCCCTCATTGCCGCCCTGTTTCTGCTGGTCGCGCTGGTCCTGCTGCTGCTGGATTTCGCGCTGCAGGTTGCCCACATTGGTATTGTTCTGCGAATTCGACATTGCTTGTGCTCCCGTTGGTAGACATTGGAAAGACGAGCAAACAGTATTGGCAATCCGCTCCCGACCCTCCGTGCGCTTTCGCACAGATGCCGGAGGCCCGGCCAAAACAAAACTACTGCATGGAAAAATATAGTGTATTTAGGTAAATAATATTGTTATTATTGAACAATCTGGCAAACTGTCGGGATCTGATAACTAGAACAAACACGGGAGCTTAGAGAATGTCGGAATCCGGTCTTGGCCGTACAGGCCTGTTCGTGCATCCGGATGCCAAGCGCTATGAGCAGTTTCGTAGCGCGTTCGGCGAAACCTTCGCCCGCCTGAACGCGGCCGTCGACGCTGGCGCGGCCATCGAGCGCATGACGCGCGGTCACGTCGACCTGCTCGTCATCGACCTGGCGGGCTGCCTGTTGGGCGACCCGGCACTGCTGACGGGCTTGTCCATGCTGATTCGCACCCGCAACGGCGCGCCGGTGCTGGTGCTGTGCCCGTACGGGAACACCGCCTGGCTGCCCGAGCTGATGGCGCACGGGCCATTGCACTACCGCATCAGCCCGGTCGCGGGCATGGAGCTGCGCAGTGCCGTCGACAGCCTGCTGCGGCCGGCGGGCGACATGCAGGCCAACGCCCAGCAGCAGCTGCTCGACAAGGAGCGCGAGCTGCGCGAGCTGTTGACCATCCAGCGCAGCGTGCAGCGCGCCATGGCGCATGGCGAGGACGGCGCGCACCTGGCGGCCCAGCTGTGCGCCGCCTTGTGCAGCTTCCCCGGCGTGCGTCACACCGCGCTGCTGCGGCAGCACCCGGGCGGCGACCTGCGCCTGCAGGCGCAGGAGAGCCGCAACCACCTGGACCTGGCACGCCTGCTGGGGCGGCAGGACAAGCTGCTGGCATCGCCGCTGCGCGATGCGTTCCCGCCGCTGCTGGCCGCCAGCGCGGGCGAGCTGGTGCTGCTGGACGCGCCGGAAAAGATGGGCGACCCGGAGCTGGCCCTGGCGCTGCACCGGCGCGACGTGCAGATGGTGCTGGCGCTGCCGCTGCGCTGCGAACCGGGCGGCCCCTTGCTCGGTGCGCTCAGCCTGATGTTCGACCGCTCGCTGCAGTTCAGCCGCGAGCAGTTCGCCTGCATTGCCGGCCTGGCGCAATTCATCGGCTTCGGGCTGGCGATGAGCGAGCTGAAACAGCAGAACGATGTGCTGGCCGGACGCCTGACGCAGATGGCCACGCGCGATCCGCTCACGGGGGCGATCAACCGCCGCGCCGGCGAAGCGCTGCTGGAAAGCGAGATCCGGCGCGCGCGCCGCTATGGCATCGCGCTGGCCGTCATCGCCTTCGACATCGACAACTTCCGCTCGGTGAACGACGTGTACGGCTACCCGATCGGCGACCAGGCGCTGCGCGCGGTGGCGGCCACGATCCAGGGCCGCCTGCGCGTTTCCGACACGCTGGCGCGCATGCGCGGCGAGGAGTTCCTCGTCATCGCCACCCACACCACGGCGCTGGACGCGCGCAAGCTGGCCGAGAAGCTGCGTGCCACGATCGCCGGCACGGCGTTGCCGGGCTGCGAGACGGTCACGATCAGCCTGGGCGTGGCGCAGGTGGCGCCGGACGAAGGCGCGGTCACCGTCATCGACCGTGTCGACACGGCGCTGCGCCGGGCCAAGCGGGGCGGGCGCAACCGGGTCGAGCTGGCCGACTGAGCGTGCTGCGATCACCTTTTCGACGGCACCGATACCGCTCCCGGTATCGGGTTGGCGCACGCATATAGTAATCAGAAAATAGAGCAGCAAACCCGTTGACGCGACGCTAAGATGGCTCGGCTTCACGGGGCGGCCGCGTGGCCGCTCCGATCCATCCATCGGGAGAGCGCATGAAGAAAAACAAGCATCGGGATGCCGTGATCGGGACAGTCGCCGCGGCCTTGGCCCTGGCCCTGTCGGCCCACGCGGCGGCGGCCACCTACTACGTCGCCCCGGGCGGCAGCGACGGCGCGGCCGGCAGCAAGGCGGCGCCCTGGAAGACGTTCGCGAAGGCGCAGGAGGCCGTGGTGGCAGGCGACACCGTGTACTTCCGCGGCGGTACCTACCGGATCACGGCGGGCCTGAACGCCTGCGCCAGCACGACGGACGTCGTCAACGCCATCACCCTGAACAAGAGCGGCAGCGACGGCAAGCCGATCCGCTACTGGGCCTATCCGGCGAGAAGCCGGTGTTCGACTTCGCCTCGATGAAGGACAACTGCCGGGTCAAGGCCTTCAACGTCACCGCCAGCTGGCTGCACCTGAAGGGCCTGGCGATCACGGGCGCGCCGCAGCAGCCGGGCAACCTGCAGAACAACGAGTCGTGGGGCCTGTGGATCAAGGGCAGCCGCAACGTCTTCGAGGCGCTCGACACGCACCACCACATGGGCCCGGGCCTGTTCCTGGCGGACGGCAGCCATAACCTGATCCTGAACGTGGACTCGCACCACAACTACGACCCGTACAGCAAATCCGGCGCCGGCCAGAACGCCGACGGCTTCGGCGCCCACGTCAAGGCCAACCAGCCGGGCAACGTGTTCCGCGGCTGCCGCGCCTGGGCCAACACGGACGACGGCTTCGACCTGATCAACGCCTATTCGGCCGTCACGATCGAGAACTCGTGGGCCTGGCTGCATGGCTACCTGCCCGGCACCACCACCTCGATCCCGGCCGGTAATGGCAACGGCTTCAAGATCGGCGGCTACTCCGGCAACTGGGTGGCCAACGCGCCGGTGCACGTGGTGCGCAATTCGGTCGCGCTG from Pseudoduganella armeniaca includes the following:
- a CDS encoding SDR family oxidoreductase, encoding MSNSQNNTNVGNLQREIQQQQDQRDQQKQGGNEGGGQQEPQGVQTGTHDFPDGDLPSQHLAKPGIEVEMELKPQFMAPGYKGSGKLEGMSAIVTGGDSGIGRAVAVLYAREGADVALVYLADEQEDAVETKRCIEAEGRRCILIPGDVREPQFCQRAVEETVQAFGKVDILVNNAAFQEHADSLEDLTEERFDLTMKTNIYGYFHMAKAVLPHLKKGASIINTGSVTGLQGSSKLLDYSSTKGAIHAFTMSLASNLLEKGIRVNAVAPGPVWTPLNPADQTPDKIAKFGQSTDMKRPAQPEELSPAYVFLAAPSCASYITGIILPITGSVG
- a CDS encoding GGDEF domain-containing protein: MSESGLGRTGLFVHPDAKRYEQFRSAFGETFARLNAAVDAGAAIERMTRGHVDLLVIDLAGCLLGDPALLTGLSMLIRTRNGAPVLVLCPYGNTAWLPELMAHGPLHYRISPVAGMELRSAVDSLLRPAGDMQANAQQQLLDKERELRELLTIQRSVQRAMAHGEDGAHLAAQLCAALCSFPGVRHTALLRQHPGGDLRLQAQESRNHLDLARLLGRQDKLLASPLRDAFPPLLAASAGELVLLDAPEKMGDPELALALHRRDVQMVLALPLRCEPGGPLLGALSLMFDRSLQFSREQFACIAGLAQFIGFGLAMSELKQQNDVLAGRLTQMATRDPLTGAINRRAGEALLESEIRRARRYGIALAVIAFDIDNFRSVNDVYGYPIGDQALRAVAATIQGRLRVSDTLARMRGEEFLVIATHTTALDARKLAEKLRATIAGTALPGCETVTISLGVAQVAPDEGAVTVIDRVDTALRRAKRGGRNRVELAD
- the ku gene encoding non-homologous end joining protein Ku; the encoded protein is MARALWKGAISFGLVHIPVELHSAVKSNDLDLTMLDKRDFSPIGYKRYNKTTEKEVGWDNIIKGYEYQAGEYVVLSDEDLRQANVKATQTIDILAFVDAEDVPLTYYETPYYLAPGRGGDKVYALLRETLRRAGKIGIATVVIRTKQHLCALVAAEDGIIMNTLRYADEIRDTEGLNLPDKGTKATGIKEKELEMALSLVEGMSEDWAPEQYHDTYKDDVLALVEKKIKAKQTKTITMPSKDDEAAPSTNVIDLVALLKQSLGAKPGKGKAAAADEDEEEDEVEADEDTDDDEPPPKARRPAPRGSASVNARSGSRTGTASKSTATAKAKASPAKAEASKSVAKKAVAKPAAKKSTAKSASTSTRRRAA